A single window of Zootoca vivipara chromosome 17, rZooViv1.1, whole genome shotgun sequence DNA harbors:
- the PPM1F gene encoding protein phosphatase 1F isoform X2 has translation MDLNEFKKQNVEGEEAGDHETEPLLDGGPLQRCFFNKLWDVCCKWQKQPPPPPKPLHRYLQISIHATRNTRRKMEDRHVSLPEFNQLFGLTDDVDRAYFAVFDGHGGIDAANYAAAHLHVNVAHHKDILKNPVEALRESFQKTDEMFLAKARREKLRNGSTGVAALIVGSKLHIAWLGDSQVMLVQQGKAITLMEPHKPEREDERQRIETLGGCLIYMDCWRVNGTLAVSRAIGDPLQKPYISGCADSATFELTGAEDYVLLACDGFFDTIQPFEVVDHVLEHLMQNKGDGLKIAERLVAAAKESGSTDNITVLVVFLREPKDIMSDCLRDPRSCSADDSAGNPLLNFFTSEKNH, from the exons TGCTGGATGGAGGCCCTTTGCAGCGCTGCTTCTTTAACAAACTCTGGGACGTTTGCTGCAAATGGCagaagcagccgccgccaccaccgaaGCCGCTTCATCGCTACCTCCAAATTTCCATCCATGCAACCCGTAATACCCGCCGGAAAATGGAGGACAGGCATGTTTCCCTCCCAGAATTTAATCAGCTGTTTGGCTTGACG GATGATGTGGACCGAGCGTACTTTGCCGTCTTTGATGGTCATGGAGGAATAGATGCGGCTAACTATGCAGCTGCTCACTTGCACGTAAATGTGGCGCATCACAAAGACATTCTGAAAAACCCGGTGGAGGCCTTGAGGGAATCTTTCCAGAAAACAGACGAAATGTTCCTTGCTAAAGCCAGGAGGGAG AAGCTGCGCAACGGTAGCACAGGTGTGGCTGCCTTGATTGTTGGGAGCAAGTTACATATAGCTTGGCTTGGCGACTCACAGGTAATGCTGGTCCAGCAAGGGAAAGCTATAACCCTGATGGAACCTCACAAGCCAGAGAGAGAG gATGAGAGACAACGCATAGAAACCTTAGGAGGTTGCCTTATCTACATGGACTGCTGGCGTGTCAATGGAACCCTGGCTGTTTCCAGAGCTATCG GAGACCCACTCCAAAAGCCTTATATCTCTGGCTGTGCAGACAGTGCAACATTTGAGCTAACCGGGGCCGAAGATTATGTGCTTCTCGCTTGCGACGGGTTCTTTGACACCATCCAACCTTTTGAGGTGGTGGACCATGTTCTAGAGCACTTAATGCAAAACAAAGGGGATGGCCTCAAGATTGCGGAGAGGCTGGTGGCGGCCGCAAAGGAAAGTGGATCCACTGACAACATCACTGTCCTGGTGGTGTTTCTAAGGGAGCCCAAAGACATCATGTCCGACTGCCTCAGAGACCCTAGAAGCTGCTCTGCTGACGACAGCGCAGGGAACCCGCTCCTTAACTTTTTCACCTCCGAGAAGAACCATTGA